A stretch of DNA from Calditrichota bacterium:
CGCCAGGTGCAGATCATCCCCATCGACAGCGAGCACAGCGCCATTCTGCAATGCCTGATGGGGGAGGAGCACAGCGCCGTGCAGCGGCTCATCCTCACCGCCTCAGGCGGGCCGTTCTTGGATATGGACCCGGCCCGCTTTTCCCAGGTGACCGTGGAGCAGGCGCTGGCGCACCCAAACTGGCGCATGGGCCCCAAAATCACCATCGACTCTGCGACGCTCATGAACAAGGGGCTGGAGGTGATCGAGGCGCACTGGCTTTTTGCGCTGCCGGTGGACAAGGTGGACGTGGTCATCCACCCGCAGTCCATTGTGCATTCGATGGTGGAGTTCGTGGATGGCTCGATCAAGGCGCAGATGGGGGTGCCGGACATGCACCTGCCCATTCAATTTGCCCTTACCTACCCGGAGCGCCGGCCGGCTTCGTGGCCTCGCCTTGACCTGACTCGCCACCAGCGCCTGGAATTCCGCCCGCCGGACCTGCAGCGGTTCCCGTGTCTCGACCTGGCCTACCAGGCGGCGCGCACCGGCGGGACGTTACCGGCGGTGATGAACGCTGCCAACGAGGTGGCGGTGGCGATGTTCTTGGCGCGCAAGATCACTTTCGACCGCATTCCCCAACTCATTCAGCAGACCATGACAGCACACACGACCATCGCCGAGCCTGGCGTCGACGAGATCTTGGCCAGTGACGCCTGGGCCCGCGCCTATGTGGAAAGTCTCTGCCACCGGTAAGCAGTCCTGCCGCTGGCGCCGCTTTGTGAAAAATGCGAAAGGTGCGATCAAGAGAATGGCGGTAAAGATCCTCACGACGGTCCTCTCGTTTGTGTTCGTCTTCGGCATCCTCGTGTTCGTGCACGAGTTCGGCCACTACATCGCAGCGCGGCTGGCCCGCATCCGGGTTGAACGCTTCTACTTGGGCTTTGACCTATTCGGGTTGCGCCTGCTGCGTTTTCAACGCAAGGGCACCGAGTACGGCATCGGCCTGCTGCCGGTGGGCGGCTATGTCAAGATGGCCGGGTTTATCGACGAGAGCCTGGACGCGAAAACCACCGGTGCCCCGGACGAATTCATGTCCAAGAACACCTGGCAAAAGATGTACGTGCTTTGTGCCGGTGTGCTCATGAACCTCATCTTCGGCTTTCTGGTCTACACGGCCCTCTCCTTTGGCGCGCGGGTGTTGGAGCGGCCGGAGGGGGTGGATTCCCGCTCGCTGCCCCCGGTGGTCGGCGAAGTTATCCCGGGCATGCCGGCAGCCCTGGCAGGCATGGCGCCTGGGGCGGAGATTCTCCAGGTGGACCAGACGCCGGTCTCCTCCTGGGGCGAGCTCACCTCGCGCGTGCACGGCGCTGCGGGTCGTCCTCTTGTTCTCACCTGGCGGCAGGGCGACTCGGTCATCACCCGCACGGTGGTGCCGAGAAGCTCGTGGGCGCTGGAGGGGTGGTCGCTGCGTCCCTTGGGGCTCATCGGCATCGGGCCGCACATTCCGCAGGAGCTGGTGGGTCCCACACGGCGCGTCAAGCCGTGGGAGGCGGTGGCCATGGGCTTTGCCCAGACCAGCTACGCCTTTCGCATGACCTTCGCCAGCGTGAAGGGGCTGGTAACCGCCCAGGTCTCCTGCAGGGAAGTGGCAGGACCTTTGGGCATCGCGCGTATCTCGGCCAGCTCTGGGCAGCGTGTCGCGGAGGCGGTGCGCCAGCGGCGCGGTGTGGCCGAAGCGGCAGGGCAGCTCTTTTCGCTGGTGGCCCTGTTCAGCGTGACCCTGGCGCTCATCAACATCCTGCCGGTGCCTGCCCTGGATGGCGGCCACTTGGTGGTGGTCATGGTCGAGGGGATCCGACGCAAGCCGTTGCCGGTGAAGGTGCGCGTGGTCATCCAATGGATCGGCATGGTGCTCATTTTCGCCTGCTTCTTGCTGCTCACTTACAACGATGTGATGCGCAAGATGCCGTGAAAGGGCCCCCTGGCGCGGGAAGCAGCTGCGCCTCTGTCCCTGGCGGCAGAATTGCAAGAACAGCTTGACGACAAGAGGCTTTTTTGGTAATTTTGACCGGTGGCTGGAGTCGAGGGGATGAGGGGGATCAGTGCGGGGAGAAAGGGGGGGCAGGCTACCCCTGAGGCAGAAGGACTGGACCAAACGGAGGCCGGTTATGAGGTTGGCAGAGCGGATGAGCAGATTGGGTACGGAAACAGCCTTCGAAGTATTGGCCAAAGCAAAGGCCCTGGAAGCCGCAGGCAAGAAGATTATCCACTTGGAAATCGGCGAGCCGGATTTCGACACACCGGAGCACATCAAGGAGGCAGCCATCAAGGCGCTGCGGGACGGCAAGACCGGCTACTGCCCTGCGGCGGGCATCAAGGAGCTGCGCGAGGCCATCGCTGCCGATGTGGGCGCACGCCGTGGCCTCTCTGTCTCACCCGAAGAGGTAGTGGTCACCCCAGGGGCCAAGCCGATCATGTACTTCGTCATCACCGCGCTGGTCGATCCGGGTGACGAGGTCCTCTACCCGAACCCTGGCTTTCCCATCTACGAGTCGGTGATCGAGTTTGTGGGCGGTAAGGCAGTGCCGATCCCCTTGCGCGAGGAGCGCAACTTTAGCTTCGATGTCGACGAGTTTCGCTCCTTGGTCACCGACAAGACCAAGCTCATCATCCTCAATTCGCCGCAGAACCCTACGGGCGGCGTGTTGAGCCGGCAGGACCTGGAGGTCATAGCCGAGGTGGCCACTGCCCGCGATATCTTTGTCCTATCCGACGAGGTGTACAACAACATCCTCTACGAAGGCAGCTTCGTGAGCATTGCCACCCTGCCGGGGATGCGCGACAGGACGGTGATTCTGGACGGCCTGTCCAAGACCTACGCCATGACCGGCTGGCGGCTGGGCTACGGGGTAATGCCCAAGGAGCTGGCGCGGCAGGTGGAGCGCCTCACCATCAACACGGTCTCCTGCACCTCGCACTTTAGTCAGTACGGGGCGATTGCCGCCATCAACGGGCCGCAGGAGCCGGTGGCGGCCATGGTGGCTGAGTTTCGCCGCCGCCGCGACTACATCGTCGAGGCGCTCAACAAAATAGAGGGCGTGAAATGCGTGAAGCCGCAAGGGGCCTTTTACGCCTTCCCGAACATCACGGGCACCGGGTTCAGCTCCAAGGAACTGGAGCGGCGCCTGTTGGAGGAGGCGGGCGTGGCCACTCTGTCCGGCACGGCTTTTGGCAAATACGGCGATGGCTACCTGCGTCTGTCTTATGCCAACTCGCTGGAGAATATCAAGGCGGCGCTGGAGCGCTTTGCTGCCCTGGTTTCGTGAGGGCGCTTCTGGCAAGATGAACGATGAACGGCGGAACAGAAAGGTCTGAGCGGAAATGGAGCCCAAGAAGACCGGACTTTACGAGGTGCACAAGCGACTGAACGCCAAGCTGGTGCCGTTCGCCGGCTACTGGATGCCCATCCAGTACACGAGCATCGTGAGCGAGCATCGGCGCGTACGCACCACGGTCGGCGTGTTCGATGTGTCGCACATGGGGGAATTCATCATCCGCGGCCCAAGGGCGCTGGAGTTCCTGGAGCGCATGACCATCAACCAGGTGAGCGCCCTTGAGGTCAATCGCGTGCAGTACTCGGCAATGTGCTACCCGGACGGCGGCATAGTCGACGACCTGCTGGTCTACCGCCTGCCCGAGCACTACATGATGGTGGTGAACGCCTCCAATTTGGAGAAAGACTTTGCGTGGCTCTTGGAGCATCTGATCAAGGACGCGAGCTTGGAGAATGTCAGCGACGAGACTACCCTGTTGGCGGTGCAGGGGCGCTATGCGCAGGCCACTCTGCAAAAGCTGACGAGCTTGGACTTGAGCAAGATCAAGTACTACTGGGCGCAGCGCGGCCGCCTGGCCGGGGTGGACATGCTCATCTCGCGCACCGGCTACACCGGCGAGGACGGCTTTGAGATCGGCTTTGACCGCCGCTACTCCGAGCAGGTGTGGGAGGCGGTCATGGAGGCTGGCAAGGAGTACCAGATCGAGCCCATAGGCTTAGGGGCGCGCGACAGCTTGCGCCTGGAGATGAAATACTGCCTGTACGGCAACGACATCGACCAGACCACCAATCCCTTGGAGGCAGGCTTGGGGTGGATTACCAAGCTGCACAAGGGCGACTTTGTCGGTCGCGAGGCGCTGCTACGGGTCAAGGAGCAGGGCCTGCGGCGCAAATTGGTGGGGTTCGAGATGCTGGAGAAGGCCATCCCTCGCCACGGCTACGCCATCGTCAAGGATGGTAAGCAGGTGGGGCACGTGACGAGCGGCACCTTCTCGCCAAGCCTTGACAAAGGAATCGGCATGGGGTACGTGCCGATTGAGCTTGCAGAGGTGGGGAGCACCTTCGCGGTGCAGATCCGCGGCCAGGAAGTGCCGGCGGTGGTGGTGCAGACGCCGTTCTACAAGAGGCCATACTGAGGGGAAGCAGTGAAGGTTGACGTCTGTCTTGTACCGGGGGAGCTCACCTACTGTCAGGTGGCGAACCGCGCGGTGGTGGTGATTGATGTGCTGCGCGCCAGCACGACCATCGTCACGGCGCTGGCGCATGGCTGTCGAACGATCATTCCGGTCGAAGAGGTCGAGGAAGCAAAGCGCATCGCCGCCACTATCGGCGATCAGCACGTCCTGCTGGGAGGCGAGCGCGGAGGCGTGCGCATTGATGGTTTCGCCTTGGGCAATTCGCCGCGGGAGTACCGCGGTGCCAACCTGCGGGACAGTACCATCGTGTTCACCACCACCAACGGCTCACGCCTGTTTCGCATGGTGCAAAATGGTGCGCCGGTGCTGGTGGGCGCACTGGTCAATGCAGGAGCAGTGGCGCAGGTGCTGACGCAGGAGGGACGCGACGTCCTGTTGGTCTGTGCCGGCCGGGAAGGGCGGTTTTCTGCCGAGGACTGTTTCTGCGCCGGGCTGCTCGTCCATCGCCTGGGGCAGCTCTTGCCGCGCCAGGTGGAACTCAGCGATGCGGCACAGGCGACTGGACGCTTCTTTTCGGCGCGGCAAAGCGCGCTGAAGGTATTGCAAGGGAGCGAGCACGGCCGTTTCTTGGCGACGATCGGCTTTGGGCAAGACATCCCTGTCTGCGCGGAGGTGGATGCCTACCAGGTCGTGCCGCAGTACGCAGACGGGGTGATTCGCGCGCGCCCGCGGTAGCGGGGCTCAAGGACTTCGCAAGCAGAAGCGGGGGCCACAGGCGCAGCGGGCATGCGTGAGGCGCGGCAGTCCTGGCCTGAGGGATCTCGTGGCCCGCGGGCGGAGCGTGAGTCTTTGCCTTTGATAGATCGTTCTGCATGCTCCCTTGCGAGGTATTCGCGAACGAGGCGGATGCGGAGGGCGCAGAGGCGAGCGTGGGGCTGGCCACGGGTTGACGGGCAGATTGCGGCCTTTCAGCAGAGGTGCGGTCGCTTGAGTTCTCATGCGCACGCAATGCGGGGTGCGCAGTCTGCAAAGCCTTGTGGCTATGGCCGCCCCGAGGGCCTATCGTCAGAGAATGGCAGCGGCGGTGGAATGACCTCAGCAGCAGGTGCGCGACCTCTGGGCGCGCTTTCAGGCTTGAAGGGCTTGGCTTTCTTGCCTCTTCACTCGAACGCGATAGCGGTGGAAGGCGTGGTGAGAGCAGGCAAAGCACATCATAGGCGAGGCGACATCGACTTTTCGCTGTACGGCATCATCGACTGCGCCTGGCTGCGTGGCCGGGAGCTTGCGGCGGTGGTGGAGGCGGCCATCGCCGGAGGGGTGACCATGGTGCAGTACCGGGACAAGGTCTCCTCGGGCCGGGTCTTTTACGAGAACGCGCGCATTGCACAGCGGGTCTGTGCGACGCAGCGCGTGCCGTTTATCGTGAACGACCGGCTGGACATCGCCATGGCGGTGGGTGCCGACGGGGTGCACGTGGGGCAGGAGGACCTGCCGGTGGCGGTGGTCCGCCGCGTGGCCGGAGCTAAGATGCTCGTGGGTGCCTCTGCCGGCACGCTGGAAGAAGCTTTGGCGGCAGAGGCCGAAGGGGCCGACTATGTGGGTGTGGGCGCCATCTTTCCCACAGCGACCAAGCCCGATGCTGACCTCTCCTCGCTGCAGCGGCTGCGGGAAATCTGTGAGCAGGTGCGCTGCCCGGTGGTGGCCATCGGTGGCATTACCGCAGCGCGGGTGGCGGAGGTCATGGCGACGGGCGCGCACGGGGTGGCGGTCATCTCGGCGCTCATGGACGGCGATGTGCGCGCCAACGCGCGCCTGCTGAGGGAGAGCATCAGGCGGTGCAAGGAGGTGGATCGGCGGTGAGAATCAGGGAGCGCGACATGCGGGTGGTCAAGCGCCCGCGGCCTGAGGAGACGGTGGTGGCCATGCGCCGCAGAGAGATCCTCGGCGTGATGCTCATCTACTTGGCCATCATGCTCTTCTTGGCCTTGGTTTCCTATCACCCGAACGAGCGGCCGGGACAGGTCAGCTTTGGCTCGGCGCGCAACCTGTTAGGGCTGGCCGGGGCGTACATTTCCTACTTTCTCTTCCGCTACACCATTGGCTACCCGTCCGTGGTGGTGCCGCTGCTCTGTGCGCTATGGGGATGGGTGCTGCTGCGCGATGGCTCCCGCGCCACTGCCAGGCGCTGGAGCATGCACATGCTGGCCTTAGCCTTCTACGCAGCCATTCTGCTCGCCCTTCCCCAGGTGGCAGTGCACGACGGCGATTTTCACGCCAGCGAATTGGCCGGCGCATTGGGCCTGCTCCTGGCCCGCCTGATCGTCGGGGTTTTCGGCCTCACCGGCTGTGTCATTCTCCTCATCGCCCTGATGATGGTCATGGTGATCTCCGCGACCCAGGTGAGCATAGGCGGGAGCTTGTCCCGGCTCGGCGCCAGGGCACGGGGGTGGTGGCAATCGTTCAGGAAACGCCGTCTCGTCGCCCGTCAGGACGCGAAGACGCGCGCGCGGCAAGAGGAGCTGGTCAAGGGAGCGCTGGAGGTGGGCCCCGCTCCTCGGCCTGTGGCCCAGCAGGTGCCGGCGGTAGAACCTGAGCCATCTCCTCCCGGGCCGGCGCAACTGGAGCTCCAGATGCCCAAGCCGCCGGTCCGACCGGTCATGCCCCCAGCTCCGCAGCAGCCTGAGGAGGAGGAACGCGAGTACCAATTCCCGAGCCCCGAGCTCTTGGATGCGCCTCCTGACCGCGAAGTGGCGCTCACCCGCGAGGAGCTGTTAGAGAACGCGCGCCTGCTTGAAACCCGCTTGCGCGAGTTCGGCGTGCGCGGCCGCGTGGTGGAGATCAACCCCGGCCCGGTGATCACCCGCTACGAGGTGGAGCCGGCCGTCGGGGTGAAGGTCAGCCAGTTCACCAGCCTTGCCGACGACTTGGCCTTGGTGCTGCGCGCGCGCCGCATCCGCATTGTCGCGCCCATCCCAGGCAAGGCGGCAGTGGGCATCGAAATCCCCAATCCCAGGCCGGCCACGGTCTATCTGCGCGAAGTCATCGATTCGCCGCAGTTCCAGGAGGCGGAATCGGTGCTCACCGTGGCCATGGGCAAGACCATCTCCGGCGAGATATTTACTGCCGATCTGACTACCATGCCGCACCTGCTCATCGGCGGCTCCACCGGCTCCGGCAAGAGCGTTTGCTTGAACACCATCATTGCCAGCATCCTGTTCAAGGCGCACCCGTCCCAGGTGCAGTTGGTGCTGGTGGACCCCAAGCGCTTGGAGCTGAGCGCCTACGCGCGCCTCAAGGACCACCACGTCACCTACTTGGAAGGGCTGGACGAGACGGTGGTGACCAACGCTGCCAATACCATTGCCGTGCTGCGCAGCTTGGAGGTGGAGATGGAGCGCCGCTACCGGGTGCTCAACGAGGCCGGAGTGCGCAACATCGAGGAGTACAATCAGAAGGTGAGCAGGCGCCAGATCAGGGGCAAGGAGGGCCAGCCGGTGCGCCCCCTCCAGTACGTGGTGCTCATCATCGATGAATTGGCGGACCTGATGCTCACCGCGGCGCGGGAGGTGGAGGAGCCCATCGCCCGCCTCACGCAGATGAGCCGCGCCGTGGGCATTCACCTCATCGTGGCCACGCAACGGCCCTCGGTGGATGTGATTACCGGGGTCATCAAGGCAAACTTCCCGGCGCGCATTGCCTTCCAGGTGGCCTCCAAGGTGGACTCGCGCACCATCATCGACCAGAACGGCGCGGAGCAGCTCCTGGGGCGCGGCGACATGCTCTTCTTGCCGCCTGCCTCTCCGGAGCCCATCCGGTTGCACAACGCCTACATCTCCACCGAGGAGATTGCGCGGCTCATCGACCACATCCAGGGGCAGCCGAAGGTCGTGCCCAAGTTCGTCCTTCCAGCCTGGCTGGAGGAGCAGGTGCCTGGGGCTGCCTTCCGCGGTGACCGGGAGCGCGATCCGCTGTTCGCCGAGGCGGCGCGCATCGTGGTCACCCACCAGCAGGGCTCGGTCTCCATCCTGCAGCGGCGACTGAAGGTGGGGTATTCGCGAGCGGCACGGCTCATCGACGAGTTGGAGGCGGCCGGCATCGTCGGGCCCTTTGAAGGGGCCAAGGCCCGCGAGGTATTGGTGGACGAAGATGGCTTGGCGGAAATGGGGTTGCTTTAGAAAAGTTGTCGGAG
This window harbors:
- a CDS encoding pyridoxal phosphate-dependent aminotransferase, yielding MRLAERMSRLGTETAFEVLAKAKALEAAGKKIIHLEIGEPDFDTPEHIKEAAIKALRDGKTGYCPAAGIKELREAIAADVGARRGLSVSPEEVVVTPGAKPIMYFVITALVDPGDEVLYPNPGFPIYESVIEFVGGKAVPIPLREERNFSFDVDEFRSLVTDKTKLIILNSPQNPTGGVLSRQDLEVIAEVATARDIFVLSDEVYNNILYEGSFVSIATLPGMRDRTVILDGLSKTYAMTGWRLGYGVMPKELARQVERLTINTVSCTSHFSQYGAIAAINGPQEPVAAMVAEFRRRRDYIVEALNKIEGVKCVKPQGAFYAFPNITGTGFSSKELERRLLEEAGVATLSGTAFGKYGDGYLRLSYANSLENIKAALERFAALVS
- a CDS encoding site-2 protease family protein; amino-acid sequence: MAVKILTTVLSFVFVFGILVFVHEFGHYIAARLARIRVERFYLGFDLFGLRLLRFQRKGTEYGIGLLPVGGYVKMAGFIDESLDAKTTGAPDEFMSKNTWQKMYVLCAGVLMNLIFGFLVYTALSFGARVLERPEGVDSRSLPPVVGEVIPGMPAALAGMAPGAEILQVDQTPVSSWGELTSRVHGAAGRPLVLTWRQGDSVITRTVVPRSSWALEGWSLRPLGLIGIGPHIPQELVGPTRRVKPWEAVAMGFAQTSYAFRMTFASVKGLVTAQVSCREVAGPLGIARISASSGQRVAEAVRQRRGVAEAAGQLFSLVALFSVTLALINILPVPALDGGHLVVVMVEGIRRKPLPVKVRVVIQWIGMVLIFACFLLLTYNDVMRKMP
- a CDS encoding DNA translocase FtsK, translated to MRVVKRPRPEETVVAMRRREILGVMLIYLAIMLFLALVSYHPNERPGQVSFGSARNLLGLAGAYISYFLFRYTIGYPSVVVPLLCALWGWVLLRDGSRATARRWSMHMLALAFYAAILLALPQVAVHDGDFHASELAGALGLLLARLIVGVFGLTGCVILLIALMMVMVISATQVSIGGSLSRLGARARGWWQSFRKRRLVARQDAKTRARQEELVKGALEVGPAPRPVAQQVPAVEPEPSPPGPAQLELQMPKPPVRPVMPPAPQQPEEEEREYQFPSPELLDAPPDREVALTREELLENARLLETRLREFGVRGRVVEINPGPVITRYEVEPAVGVKVSQFTSLADDLALVLRARRIRIVAPIPGKAAVGIEIPNPRPATVYLREVIDSPQFQEAESVLTVAMGKTISGEIFTADLTTMPHLLIGGSTGSGKSVCLNTIIASILFKAHPSQVQLVLVDPKRLELSAYARLKDHHVTYLEGLDETVVTNAANTIAVLRSLEVEMERRYRVLNEAGVRNIEEYNQKVSRRQIRGKEGQPVRPLQYVVLIIDELADLMLTAAREVEEPIARLTQMSRAVGIHLIVATQRPSVDVITGVIKANFPARIAFQVASKVDSRTIIDQNGAEQLLGRGDMLFLPPASPEPIRLHNAYISTEEIARLIDHIQGQPKVVPKFVLPAWLEEQVPGAAFRGDRERDPLFAEAARIVVTHQQGSVSILQRRLKVGYSRAARLIDELEAAGIVGPFEGAKAREVLVDEDGLAEMGLL
- the gcvT gene encoding glycine cleavage system aminomethyltransferase GcvT, coding for MEPKKTGLYEVHKRLNAKLVPFAGYWMPIQYTSIVSEHRRVRTTVGVFDVSHMGEFIIRGPRALEFLERMTINQVSALEVNRVQYSAMCYPDGGIVDDLLVYRLPEHYMMVVNASNLEKDFAWLLEHLIKDASLENVSDETTLLAVQGRYAQATLQKLTSLDLSKIKYYWAQRGRLAGVDMLISRTGYTGEDGFEIGFDRRYSEQVWEAVMEAGKEYQIEPIGLGARDSLRLEMKYCLYGNDIDQTTNPLEAGLGWITKLHKGDFVGREALLRVKEQGLRRKLVGFEMLEKAIPRHGYAIVKDGKQVGHVTSGTFSPSLDKGIGMGYVPIELAEVGSTFAVQIRGQEVPAVVVQTPFYKRPY
- a CDS encoding 1-deoxy-D-xylulose-5-phosphate reductoisomerase, with the protein product MVRKRLAILGSTGSIGRSCLQVVDGLGDEFAVAYLATLDDAEVVAEQAVKYRAQAVGIASGRCPEQVRRQLQQHGVEVWLGPEATMQVAAAPDYDLLVNAVVGAAGLLPTLAAIDQGKSVALANKETLVAGGHIVMRRAAERQVQIIPIDSEHSAILQCLMGEEHSAVQRLILTASGGPFLDMDPARFSQVTVEQALAHPNWRMGPKITIDSATLMNKGLEVIEAHWLFALPVDKVDVVIHPQSIVHSMVEFVDGSIKAQMGVPDMHLPIQFALTYPERRPASWPRLDLTRHQRLEFRPPDLQRFPCLDLAYQAARTGGTLPAVMNAANEVAVAMFLARKITFDRIPQLIQQTMTAHTTIAEPGVDEILASDAWARAYVESLCHR
- the thiE gene encoding thiamine phosphate synthase → MTSAAGARPLGALSGLKGLAFLPLHSNAIAVEGVVRAGKAHHRRGDIDFSLYGIIDCAWLRGRELAAVVEAAIAGGVTMVQYRDKVSSGRVFYENARIAQRVCATQRVPFIVNDRLDIAMAVGADGVHVGQEDLPVAVVRRVAGAKMLVGASAGTLEEALAAEAEGADYVGVGAIFPTATKPDADLSSLQRLREICEQVRCPVVAIGGITAARVAEVMATGAHGVAVISALMDGDVRANARLLRESIRRCKEVDRR
- a CDS encoding 2-phosphosulfolactate phosphatase — protein: MKVDVCLVPGELTYCQVANRAVVVIDVLRASTTIVTALAHGCRTIIPVEEVEEAKRIAATIGDQHVLLGGERGGVRIDGFALGNSPREYRGANLRDSTIVFTTTNGSRLFRMVQNGAPVLVGALVNAGAVAQVLTQEGRDVLLVCAGREGRFSAEDCFCAGLLVHRLGQLLPRQVELSDAAQATGRFFSARQSALKVLQGSEHGRFLATIGFGQDIPVCAEVDAYQVVPQYADGVIRARPR